A genome region from Vibrio tapetis subsp. tapetis includes the following:
- a CDS encoding ABC transporter substrate-binding protein, with product MYKNKITRALLVGTGLSLALVGCGDKPEEQAAQPAKVESSESKLAAVQELVRGNGTEVATIDPHKSQGVPESHVIRDLLEGLVNQDGEGNTIPGVAESWETADNKTFTFHLRKDAKWSNGDPVTAEDFVYSFQRAVDPATASPYSWYMEYTKMTNAKDIIAGKKDKSTLGVKAIDANTLEVQLDAAVPYFVMMMGHTTVKPVHKATVEKFGDQWTKPENFVGNGAYVVDKWVVNERLVVKRNDQYWDNANTTLNQVTFLPIENQVTEMNRFLSGEIDFTNELPTEHFKRLKKENPESLSIQGNLCTYYYIFNTKKKPFDDVRVRKAISYAIDRNIVSDAILGQGQKPAYFLTPEVTAGFSPEAPAYGKMTQAERDTEAAKLLTEAGFGTDNPLKFSLLYNTSENYKKIAVALGSMWKKTLGLEVTLENQEWKTYLASKDTGDFEVARAGWCGDYNEASSFLTLMVSNNTTGGIHYDSAEYDAIIDKALNSTSEEERTKLYLEAEALLAKDMPIAPIYQYVKSRLVSPQVGGFPVNNAEDKIYSKDLYIKAQ from the coding sequence ATGTATAAAAATAAAATTACTCGTGCGCTATTAGTAGGTACGGGCCTTTCTCTTGCTCTTGTAGGTTGTGGCGATAAGCCAGAAGAACAAGCAGCGCAACCAGCAAAAGTAGAATCTAGCGAATCAAAACTGGCCGCAGTACAGGAATTGGTTCGTGGTAATGGTACTGAAGTAGCGACCATTGACCCGCACAAATCTCAAGGTGTTCCAGAATCTCACGTTATTCGTGATCTTCTTGAAGGTCTAGTAAACCAAGACGGTGAAGGTAATACTATCCCAGGTGTTGCTGAAAGCTGGGAAACCGCAGACAACAAAACATTCACTTTCCACCTACGTAAAGATGCTAAATGGTCTAACGGCGATCCTGTCACTGCGGAAGATTTCGTATACAGCTTCCAACGTGCCGTTGATCCAGCAACTGCTTCTCCATATTCTTGGTACATGGAATACACCAAGATGACGAATGCAAAAGACATCATTGCTGGAAAGAAAGACAAAAGCACACTAGGTGTTAAAGCGATTGACGCTAACACACTAGAAGTTCAACTAGACGCTGCGGTTCCTTACTTCGTTATGATGATGGGTCACACAACAGTGAAGCCTGTTCATAAAGCGACAGTTGAGAAATTTGGCGACCAGTGGACGAAGCCTGAAAACTTCGTTGGTAACGGTGCATACGTAGTAGACAAGTGGGTAGTAAACGAGCGCCTAGTTGTTAAGCGTAATGACCAATACTGGGATAACGCGAACACGACTCTTAACCAAGTTACGTTCCTTCCAATTGAAAACCAAGTAACGGAAATGAACCGTTTCTTGTCTGGCGAAATTGACTTCACAAACGAACTGCCAACTGAGCACTTCAAGCGTCTGAAGAAAGAAAACCCAGAGTCTCTTTCAATTCAAGGTAACTTGTGTACTTACTACTACATTTTCAACACGAAGAAAAAACCGTTTGATGATGTTCGCGTACGTAAAGCAATTTCTTACGCAATCGACCGTAACATCGTATCTGATGCTATCTTAGGTCAAGGCCAAAAACCTGCTTACTTCCTGACTCCTGAAGTCACAGCTGGATTCAGCCCAGAAGCACCTGCTTACGGCAAGATGACTCAAGCTGAACGTGATACAGAAGCGGCGAAACTACTAACAGAAGCTGGTTTTGGTACTGATAACCCACTGAAATTCTCTCTACTTTACAACACTTCTGAAAACTACAAGAAGATTGCAGTAGCATTGGGTTCAATGTGGAAGAAGACTCTAGGCCTAGAAGTAACTCTAGAAAACCAAGAGTGGAAAACATACCTAGCGTCTAAAGATACAGGTGATTTCGAAGTAGCGCGTGCCGGCTGGTGTGGTGACTACAACGAAGCGTCTTCATTCCTTACTCTAATGGTAAGCAATAACACAACTGGCGGTATCCACTACGACAGTGCTGAGTACGATGCAATCATTGATAAAGCATTGAACTCAACGTCTGAAGAAGAGCGTACTAAGCTTTATCTTGAAGCTGAAGCTCTACTTGCTAAAGACATGCCAATTGCTCCAATCTATCAATATGTTAAATCTCGTCTAGTTTCTCCTCAAGTTGGCGGTTTCCCGGTTAACAATGCGGAAGACAAGATTTACTCCAAAGATCTATACATCAAAGCTCAGTAA
- a CDS encoding glycosyl hydrolase family 18 protein: MNRLSLCAIGVSLSLTGAVNAAPAAPSIDMYGSNNLKFSKVELAMETTSGYNQMVTYHDQAPVAITFNQWSGTTGDTYNVYFNNVKVASGPITGSQTTASFGYPNGGLYQVVIEACDATGCSQSSPAEISIADTDGAHLKPLVMNVDPNNKSFVTPANTVVGTYFVEWGIYGRDYTVDNIPAENLTHILYGFIPICGPNESVKSVGGNSYNALQTACQGVNDFEVVIHDPWAAFQKSFPQAGHEHGSTIKGNYAMLMALKKTYPELKIIPSIGGWTLSDPFFSFTDKVNRDTFVASVKRFLTTWKFYDGVDIDWEFPGGGGENANLGDPLKDGPAYIALMQELRAMLDQLSAETGRTYELTSAIGVGYDKLEDVDFAQAAQHMDYIFAMSYDFYGGWNNVPGHQTALNCGNFMAPGQCDGSGVDADGVPFKGPAYTTSNAIDLLLAQGVPANKLVVGTAMYGRGWDGVMPSSLTDPTDPMTGVGNGKLSGSSAEGIWEAGVIDYKGIKANMLGANNQGINGYEYGYDAAAEAPYVWNRTNGKLISFDDERSVKAKGAYVRSLGLAGLFSWEIDADNGDILNAMQEGLATGTPANKAPTSAAGVDQAVTGPATVTLDGSASTDSDGTIATYLWEQTAGTAVVLTNANAAVASFQAAEVTQVETYTFKLTVTDNKGAVAADLVQITINPTNVNPVNTPPVALVSAPATANAGDIITVDASASSDADNDTLTFDWAVPAGVNANIQGAILSFTAAEYTQNTPLVFSVTVSDGKESSVASATVTVSKVATNPDLCLNLWDSAAVYNTGDIVSWAGKEWTAQWWTKGQDPSQSGQWGAWKEMGAASCLTN; this comes from the coding sequence ATGAATCGTTTAAGCTTATGTGCAATCGGCGTTAGCCTTTCACTTACAGGAGCGGTCAATGCAGCACCTGCCGCCCCTTCCATAGATATGTACGGATCAAACAATTTAAAATTCTCCAAAGTAGAATTAGCGATGGAGACGACCTCTGGGTACAACCAAATGGTCACTTATCATGATCAAGCCCCTGTCGCAATAACCTTCAATCAGTGGAGTGGTACTACGGGGGATACATACAATGTCTACTTCAACAACGTCAAAGTAGCATCGGGGCCGATAACAGGCTCTCAAACTACGGCTTCGTTTGGTTACCCAAATGGGGGCTTATATCAAGTCGTCATTGAAGCATGTGATGCCACAGGATGTAGCCAAAGCTCCCCTGCCGAAATATCCATCGCCGATACCGATGGCGCTCACTTAAAGCCTTTGGTGATGAATGTCGACCCTAACAATAAATCCTTCGTTACCCCGGCCAATACGGTCGTAGGCACCTATTTTGTCGAGTGGGGAATTTACGGACGCGACTATACGGTAGACAATATTCCAGCGGAAAATCTCACTCATATCTTATATGGCTTTATTCCTATTTGTGGTCCAAATGAGTCCGTTAAATCAGTCGGTGGTAATAGCTATAATGCGTTGCAAACAGCGTGTCAGGGTGTTAACGACTTTGAAGTTGTTATCCATGACCCTTGGGCTGCGTTCCAAAAAAGCTTCCCGCAAGCCGGACATGAACACGGCTCAACGATCAAAGGCAACTACGCCATGCTCATGGCTCTCAAGAAAACCTACCCTGAGTTAAAAATCATCCCTTCTATTGGTGGCTGGACTCTATCAGACCCATTTTTCAGCTTTACGGATAAAGTAAATCGCGACACGTTTGTTGCTTCAGTAAAACGATTCCTCACGACATGGAAGTTCTATGACGGAGTTGATATTGATTGGGAATTCCCTGGCGGTGGTGGTGAAAATGCCAACCTTGGCGACCCACTCAAAGATGGGCCTGCTTATATCGCTCTAATGCAAGAACTAAGAGCCATGCTAGACCAACTGAGTGCCGAAACCGGCCGTACCTATGAGCTGACTTCTGCAATTGGTGTAGGTTATGACAAACTAGAAGATGTTGACTTCGCTCAAGCAGCCCAGCACATGGACTACATTTTTGCGATGTCTTACGACTTTTATGGTGGTTGGAATAATGTTCCTGGCCATCAGACCGCGCTCAATTGTGGTAACTTTATGGCTCCAGGTCAATGTGATGGCAGCGGCGTTGATGCCGACGGCGTTCCGTTTAAAGGGCCTGCTTATACAACCAGCAACGCAATTGACCTTTTACTTGCGCAAGGTGTCCCTGCGAATAAACTCGTCGTCGGTACTGCTATGTATGGCCGTGGTTGGGATGGCGTCATGCCTTCTAGCTTAACCGACCCTACCGATCCAATGACAGGCGTTGGTAATGGCAAACTTTCAGGCTCTAGCGCTGAAGGTATTTGGGAAGCTGGCGTTATCGACTATAAAGGCATTAAAGCCAATATGCTCGGTGCGAATAACCAAGGTATTAATGGTTATGAATACGGCTACGATGCAGCCGCCGAAGCCCCTTACGTTTGGAACCGCACCAATGGCAAGCTTATTTCCTTTGATGATGAGCGCTCTGTTAAAGCGAAGGGGGCATATGTACGTAGCCTTGGCCTAGCGGGTCTATTCTCATGGGAAATTGACGCAGATAATGGCGATATTCTTAATGCCATGCAAGAAGGGTTAGCCACGGGTACTCCAGCCAACAAAGCGCCTACATCGGCTGCCGGTGTAGACCAAGCCGTTACTGGCCCGGCAACGGTTACCCTTGATGGTTCAGCCTCTACTGACTCTGACGGCACCATTGCTACCTACCTGTGGGAGCAAACGGCAGGAACAGCCGTTGTGTTAACCAATGCGAATGCGGCAGTTGCTTCTTTTCAAGCAGCAGAAGTTACGCAAGTCGAAACGTACACCTTTAAGCTCACTGTTACTGATAACAAAGGTGCGGTAGCGGCTGACTTAGTACAAATTACAATAAACCCGACCAACGTTAACCCAGTCAATACGCCACCTGTCGCGCTAGTTTCCGCTCCGGCAACGGCCAATGCTGGCGATATCATTACTGTTGATGCTAGCGCGTCTAGCGATGCAGACAACGACACATTAACCTTCGACTGGGCCGTACCTGCTGGTGTAAACGCCAACATTCAAGGCGCTATTTTGTCTTTCACTGCAGCCGAATATACGCAGAATACTCCGTTGGTATTCTCTGTTACGGTAAGTGACGGCAAAGAAAGCAGTGTTGCGAGTGCGACTGTCACGGTAAGCAAAGTAGCAACCAACCCTGACTTATGTCTTAACCTTTGGGACTCTGCCGCAGTTTATAATACCGGCGACATAGTTTCATGGGCAGGTAAAGAATGGACAGCCCAATGGTGGACTAAGGGTCAAGACCCTAGCCAATCTGGCCAATGGGGAGCCTGGAAAGAAATGGGGGCTGCGAGTTGCTTGACTAATTAA
- the moaE gene encoding molybdopterin synthase catalytic subunit MoaE, which translates to MEQVAVQFNDFSVADEYAYLSEGTSAGAVVTFIGKVRDMNLGDDVIGLSLEHYPGMTEKALQEICVEAENRWPIGRMRVIHRVGDLDIGDQIVFVGVSSAHRQAAFEACEFVMDYLKTKAPFWKKERTTENERWVESRDSDAKAASRWNK; encoded by the coding sequence ATGGAGCAAGTAGCGGTTCAATTTAATGATTTCAGTGTTGCTGACGAATATGCGTATTTGTCGGAAGGCACTTCAGCAGGCGCAGTTGTTACTTTTATTGGTAAAGTACGAGACATGAACTTGGGTGACGATGTTATCGGTTTGTCGTTAGAACACTATCCTGGAATGACAGAAAAAGCATTACAAGAGATATGTGTGGAAGCGGAAAATCGTTGGCCAATCGGACGAATGCGAGTCATCCACCGCGTTGGCGATCTTGATATCGGCGATCAAATTGTATTTGTTGGTGTTTCAAGTGCGCACCGACAAGCGGCGTTTGAAGCGTGCGAGTTTGTGATGGACTACCTTAAAACCAAAGCCCCATTTTGGAAAAAAGAACGCACCACAGAAAACGAACGTTGGGTTGAATCCCGAGACTCTGATGCAAAAGCAGCGTCTCGTTGGAATAAATAG
- the moaD gene encoding molybdopterin synthase sulfur carrier subunit: MIKVLFFAQTRELVNTDSLDVEAGFTTAEALRAHLAGKGDKWELALEAGKTLVAINQTLSPLDSAIQSGDEVAFFPPVTGG, translated from the coding sequence ATGATTAAAGTTCTTTTCTTTGCTCAAACTCGTGAATTAGTTAATACAGACAGTTTGGACGTTGAAGCTGGTTTTACAACCGCTGAAGCACTTCGAGCACATCTAGCCGGTAAGGGTGATAAGTGGGAGCTTGCTTTAGAAGCGGGCAAAACACTGGTTGCGATTAACCAAACGCTATCGCCATTAGACAGCGCAATACAATCTGGCGACGAAGTGGCATTCTTTCCTCCGGTAACAGGGGGATAA
- the moaC gene encoding cyclic pyranopterin monophosphate synthase MoaC yields MTQFTHINASGEANMVDVSAKAETVREARAEAFVHMAPETLELIVSGSHHKGDVFATARIAGIQAAKKTWDLIPLCHPLLLTKVEVQLEAIPAENKVRIESVCKLAGKTGVEMEALTAASVAALTIYDMCKAVQKDIVIEQVRLLEKTGGKSGHFKVES; encoded by the coding sequence ATGACTCAATTTACGCATATCAATGCTTCTGGTGAAGCCAATATGGTCGATGTTTCGGCAAAAGCGGAAACAGTACGTGAAGCAAGAGCTGAAGCATTTGTTCATATGGCACCGGAAACCTTAGAGCTTATCGTATCTGGTTCACACCATAAGGGTGATGTTTTTGCAACGGCCCGTATTGCTGGTATTCAGGCGGCAAAGAAAACATGGGACTTGATTCCCCTTTGTCATCCTTTGTTGCTAACTAAGGTTGAAGTTCAACTTGAAGCAATACCGGCAGAAAATAAAGTGCGTATCGAGTCTGTCTGTAAGCTTGCGGGCAAAACGGGCGTGGAAATGGAAGCGCTAACAGCAGCGTCTGTCGCAGCTTTAACCATCTATGATATGTGCAAAGCAGTACAAAAAGACATCGTAATAGAGCAGGTTCGTTTGCTTGAGAAGACGGGCGGTAAATCGGGTCACTTTAAGGTTGAATCATGA